A single genomic interval of Dromiciops gliroides isolate mDroGli1 chromosome 1, mDroGli1.pri, whole genome shotgun sequence harbors:
- the LOC122740153 gene encoding 60S ribosomal protein L37-like, translating into MTKRTSFGKHQNKMHTLCHHCGSKAYHLQKLTCGKCGYPAKCKRKYNWSAKAKQCNTTGTGQMRHLKIIYHRFRNGFREGTTPKPKRAAVAASSSS; encoded by the coding sequence ATGACAAAGAGAACTTCATTTGGTAAGCACCAGAATAAGATGCACACTTTGTGCCATCATTGTGGTTCTAAGGCATACCATCTTCAGAAGTTAACCTGTGGCAAATGTGGATATCCTGCTAAATGCAAGAGAAAGTATAATTGGAGTGCAAAGGCTAAGCAATGCAACACTACTGGTACTGGTCAAATGAGGCACCTAAAAATTATCTACCACCGATTCAGGAATGGATTCCGTGAAGGAACAACACCTAAACCCAAGAGAGCAGCTGTTGCAGCATCTAGTTCATCTTGA